Proteins encoded by one window of Simiduia curdlanivorans:
- a CDS encoding AMP-binding protein, which produces MEYLLPLAQFTARVAEHPNRIYLNQPIERQWTQWTWADVDSQARRIAAGLISQFQPGDKVAILAKNSAEWFVADLAIMMAGMVSVPIYSTAGEDTIAYVLEHSAARAVFLGKLDDCMPANNAIPASVLRIAFPYPTADATAHWQTWLDTYEPLGQLPTQQPDDIFTLVYTSGSTGRPKGVVLTCRNVASSSYTSAAQVTWQVTDRCMSYLPLAHITERCVLELMSLYSGVEIFFVESLATFVDDVKHARPTFFISVPRLWTKFQVGILAKMPDQKLQRLLRIPLLGKLVARKVRAGLGLDKCRVFGSGSAPIAPDMLHWYARLGMPIAEGWGMTETAGMSCSNLPYSEKRIGTIGVPVACVEMRLGENDEVQIRGEAVFTQYYNNPEATAESFVDGWFKTGDRGTQTADGAYKIVGRLKEQFKTAKGKYVAPAPIENLIARNHWVEQSCVMGVGRPAPVALVVLTDAGRAAPREELAHSLEQSLAEFNAELESHEKLAGFIVMQEPWTIENGLLTPTLKIKRGVIEERFVYLLDKMADRAVQFEDSLL; this is translated from the coding sequence ATGGAATATCTCTTACCGCTAGCGCAATTCACGGCCCGGGTTGCCGAGCACCCCAACAGAATCTATTTGAACCAGCCGATCGAGCGCCAGTGGACGCAGTGGACTTGGGCGGATGTGGATAGCCAGGCGCGCAGAATTGCCGCAGGACTGATCAGTCAGTTTCAGCCCGGCGATAAAGTAGCCATTCTTGCGAAAAATTCTGCCGAGTGGTTTGTTGCCGACCTCGCCATCATGATGGCCGGTATGGTGAGCGTGCCTATTTATTCTACGGCGGGCGAAGACACCATTGCCTATGTGTTAGAGCACAGCGCTGCTCGCGCGGTTTTTTTAGGTAAGCTAGACGATTGTATGCCAGCCAATAACGCTATACCTGCGTCGGTTTTGCGCATTGCTTTTCCCTATCCAACGGCCGATGCCACTGCGCACTGGCAAACTTGGTTGGACACCTATGAGCCGCTCGGCCAGTTGCCGACCCAGCAGCCCGATGACATTTTTACCTTGGTTTACACCTCTGGCTCGACCGGCCGCCCCAAAGGTGTGGTGTTAACCTGCCGCAATGTGGCCTCGTCGAGCTATACCTCGGCAGCGCAAGTGACGTGGCAGGTGACCGATCGCTGCATGTCTTATCTACCGCTGGCGCATATCACCGAGCGCTGTGTGCTCGAATTGATGTCACTCTACTCCGGCGTGGAAATTTTTTTCGTCGAGTCTTTGGCAACCTTTGTCGACGATGTAAAGCATGCGCGGCCGACGTTTTTCATCTCTGTGCCCCGTCTGTGGACCAAGTTTCAGGTCGGCATTTTAGCCAAGATGCCAGATCAAAAATTACAGCGCTTATTGCGCATTCCTTTGCTCGGTAAGTTGGTGGCGAGAAAAGTTCGCGCCGGTTTAGGCTTAGATAAGTGTCGGGTATTTGGTTCTGGCTCCGCGCCTATTGCGCCGGATATGTTGCACTGGTACGCGCGCTTAGGCATGCCCATTGCCGAGGGCTGGGGCATGACCGAAACGGCGGGTATGTCTTGCTCTAATTTGCCCTATAGCGAAAAACGCATCGGCACCATTGGCGTGCCGGTGGCTTGTGTGGAGATGCGTTTGGGCGAAAACGACGAGGTGCAAATTCGCGGCGAGGCGGTGTTTACCCAGTACTACAACAACCCAGAGGCAACGGCGGAGTCCTTCGTTGACGGCTGGTTTAAAACCGGCGATCGCGGCACGCAAACGGCTGATGGCGCCTACAAAATTGTCGGCCGTTTGAAGGAGCAATTTAAAACCGCAAAGGGAAAATATGTGGCGCCAGCGCCCATTGAAAACTTAATTGCACGCAATCACTGGGTCGAGCAATCTTGCGTGATGGGGGTTGGCCGTCCGGCACCGGTTGCCTTGGTGGTGTTGACCGACGCGGGGCGTGCCGCGCCTAGAGAGGAACTGGCACATTCGCTCGAACAATCTTTAGCTGAATTTAATGCCGAGCTGGAATCCCATGAAAAATTGGCCGGCTTTATAGTGATGCAAGAGCCTTGGACTATCGAGAATGGTTTGTTGACGCCAACCTTAAAAATTAAACGCGGCGTTATCGAGGAGCGCTTTGTTTATCTGCTCGATAAAATGGCCGATCGGGCGGTGCAGTTTGAAGATTCGCTGTTATAA
- a CDS encoding UDP-2,3-diacylglucosamine diphosphatase gives MTKQFRTLFLSDIHLGSRHCNARLLLETLSKVKADTIYLLGDIVDLWELKKNHHWHSTHTAVLNHFKNLAQQGVRIVYVPGNHDAPLRQHCGVFPPGIEICRETEHRTKRNQRLLLIHGDCFDNALYCAPWLYWLGDRAYDLLLYINRHYARLSFWRGKPYRSLAGFVKQRFHKSQQLLQTYRQLALQHAQDRGFDGIVCGHIHHPELFHQAKHSYANCGDWIESYTLLAEDQAGNLHLLDASQLNQADERADEALAQVA, from the coding sequence ATGACTAAGCAGTTTCGCACGTTATTTTTATCCGACATTCACTTGGGCTCTCGACACTGTAACGCAAGGTTATTACTCGAGACCCTTAGCAAGGTCAAAGCCGACACGATTTACTTGCTCGGCGACATTGTCGACCTTTGGGAGCTCAAGAAAAACCACCACTGGCACAGCACCCACACCGCTGTGCTTAATCACTTTAAAAACCTCGCCCAACAAGGGGTTCGCATCGTCTACGTGCCAGGCAATCACGACGCACCTTTGCGCCAGCACTGTGGAGTTTTCCCACCCGGCATAGAAATATGCCGAGAGACCGAGCACCGCACCAAGCGCAACCAGCGGCTACTGTTAATACACGGCGATTGTTTCGATAACGCCTTGTACTGCGCACCTTGGCTCTACTGGCTCGGCGATCGAGCCTACGACCTGCTGCTTTACATCAATCGCCACTACGCGCGCCTGAGCTTTTGGCGCGGCAAGCCTTATCGATCGCTCGCGGGATTCGTCAAACAGCGCTTTCACAAAAGCCAACAACTGCTGCAAACCTATCGCCAACTGGCACTACAACACGCCCAAGACCGAGGCTTCGACGGCATTGTCTGCGGCCACATTCACCACCCGGAACTCTTTCACCAAGCCAAGCACAGCTACGCTAACTGCGGCGACTGGATAGAGAGCTACACCCTGCTGGCGGAAGACCAAGCGGGCAATCTGCACCTGCTCGACGCCAGTCAGCTTAACCAAGCCGACGAGCGCGCCGACGAGGCCTTGGCGCAAGTTGCCTAA
- the purE gene encoding 5-(carboxyamino)imidazole ribonucleotide mutase — translation MKPLIGIIMGSTSDWDTMSHAADTLTKLGIPHEVEVVSAHRTPDKLFAYAEAAEARGLEAIIAGAGGAAHLPGMVAAKTPLPVLGVPVQSKALNGMDSLLSIVQMPAGIPVGTLAIGRAGATNAALLAAAMLGNKYPEYRKAVVAFRQAQTDTVLAKADPREHN, via the coding sequence ATGAAGCCGCTCATTGGTATTATTATGGGTTCCACCTCCGATTGGGACACCATGAGCCACGCCGCTGACACCTTGACCAAATTGGGCATTCCCCATGAAGTCGAAGTAGTGTCTGCCCACCGCACCCCAGACAAGCTATTTGCCTATGCCGAAGCCGCCGAAGCGCGCGGCCTAGAAGCCATTATCGCCGGCGCCGGCGGCGCTGCACATTTGCCCGGCATGGTGGCCGCCAAAACACCACTACCGGTGCTCGGCGTTCCGGTGCAATCAAAAGCGCTCAATGGCATGGACTCTCTGCTCTCTATTGTGCAAATGCCCGCTGGCATTCCGGTCGGTACCTTGGCCATTGGCCGAGCTGGTGCCACCAATGCCGCGCTCCTGGCCGCTGCCATGCTCGGCAACAAGTACCCCGAATACCGGAAAGCCGTGGTTGCCTTCCGCCAGGCGCAAACCGACACAGTATTAGCAAAAGCGGACCCTCGGGAGCACAACTGA